In the genome of Photobacterium sp. TLY01, one region contains:
- a CDS encoding FAD-dependent oxidoreductase: MSQNIYQFIDVERVDPPKKPIEVRKIEFVEIYEPFTQQQASAQSDRCLDCGNPYCEWKCPVHNYIPQWLSLANEGRILEAVELSHQTNTLPEVCGRVCPQDRLCEGACTLNDDFGAVTIGNVEKYITDKAFEMGWKPDMSGVEWTDKKVAIIGAGPAGLSCADILVRNGVKPVVFDRYPEIGGLLTFGIPSFKLEKEVMINRRRIFTEMGVEFRLNTEVGTDVQLQDLIDEYDAVFLGVGTYKNMRAGLENEDAAGVYDALPFLISNTYKVMNLEDNAPEYIDMAGKRVVVLGGGDTAMDCVRTSIRQGASDVVCAYRRDEANMPGSRREVKNAREEGVNFMFNLQPLGVVVNGNGQVTGVKVVQTALGEPDEAGRRRPEPVAGSEHVLEADAVIMAFGFQPHAMPWLDSFDVALDQWGRIQTSGEHAFQTTNSKIFAGGDAVRGSDLVVTAIDEGRRAADGILGYLGL; the protein is encoded by the coding sequence ATGAGCCAGAACATTTACCAATTTATCGATGTAGAACGTGTCGATCCGCCGAAGAAGCCGATTGAAGTTCGTAAAATTGAGTTCGTCGAAATCTACGAACCTTTTACTCAACAGCAAGCCAGCGCTCAGTCTGATCGCTGCCTGGACTGCGGCAACCCCTACTGTGAGTGGAAGTGTCCGGTACACAACTACATTCCGCAGTGGCTGAGTCTGGCCAATGAAGGCCGGATTCTGGAAGCCGTTGAACTGTCACACCAGACCAACACCCTGCCGGAAGTGTGTGGCCGGGTGTGCCCTCAGGATCGTCTGTGTGAAGGTGCCTGTACGCTCAATGATGATTTCGGGGCTGTGACTATCGGTAACGTCGAAAAATACATTACCGACAAAGCCTTCGAAATGGGCTGGAAGCCGGATATGTCCGGCGTTGAATGGACAGACAAGAAAGTCGCCATTATCGGTGCCGGTCCTGCCGGTCTCTCCTGCGCCGACATTCTGGTCCGGAACGGGGTGAAACCTGTGGTGTTTGACCGCTACCCGGAAATTGGCGGTCTGCTGACCTTCGGTATCCCGTCGTTCAAGCTGGAAAAAGAGGTGATGATCAACCGTCGCCGGATCTTTACCGAAATGGGGGTCGAGTTCCGCCTCAATACAGAAGTCGGCACCGACGTGCAGCTTCAGGATCTGATCGACGAATATGACGCGGTTTTTCTGGGTGTGGGTACTTATAAAAACATGCGGGCCGGTCTGGAAAATGAAGATGCCGCCGGTGTCTACGATGCACTGCCTTTCCTGATTTCCAACACCTATAAAGTGATGAATCTGGAAGACAATGCCCCAGAGTATATCGACATGGCAGGTAAACGTGTGGTGGTCTTAGGTGGTGGTGACACCGCGATGGACTGCGTGCGGACCTCCATTCGTCAGGGTGCCAGCGATGTTGTCTGTGCCTACCGCCGCGATGAAGCCAACATGCCGGGTTCACGCCGTGAGGTGAAAAATGCCCGCGAGGAAGGGGTGAACTTTATGTTTAACCTGCAGCCTTTGGGGGTGGTCGTGAACGGGAACGGTCAGGTCACTGGGGTAAAAGTGGTGCAAACCGCCCTGGGCGAGCCCGATGAAGCCGGTCGTCGCCGTCCTGAGCCTGTTGCGGGCAGCGAGCATGTGCTGGAAGCTGATGCGGTGATCATGGCCTTTGGTTTCCAGCCCCATGCGATGCCCTGGTTAGATAGCTTTGATGTGGCACTGGATCAGTGGGGTCGCATTCAAACCAGCGGCGAGCATGCCTTCCAGACCACCAACAGCAAGATCTTTGCCGGTGGTGACGCGGTACGCGGCTCGGATCTGGTGGTCACCGCCATCGATGAAGGCCGTCGCGCTGCCGATGGGATTCTGGGCTACCTAGGTTTGTGA
- the mtnN gene encoding 5'-methylthioadenosine/S-adenosylhomocysteine nucleosidase: protein MKIGIIGAMEQEVVILKNQLDNCTTLQKGGCTFYTGTLKGADVVLLQSGIGKVAAAVGTAILLEIFEPDLVVNTGSAGGFDSSLNVGDVVISTEVRYHDADVTAFGYEIGQMAQQPAAFQSDEKLMQVAEQALAQLDETTHAVRGLICTGDAFVCSTEQQQRIRTHFPQVVAVEMEAAAIAQACHQFKVPFVVVRAISDVADKESPMSFEEFLPLAAQSSSAMVVQMAALLNR, encoded by the coding sequence ATGAAAATCGGCATTATTGGGGCAATGGAACAGGAAGTCGTGATCCTGAAAAACCAGCTCGACAACTGCACGACCCTGCAAAAAGGTGGCTGCACCTTTTATACCGGCACCCTCAAGGGTGCAGACGTGGTCTTGCTTCAGTCCGGTATCGGTAAAGTGGCCGCAGCCGTAGGGACTGCCATTTTGCTGGAAATTTTCGAGCCGGATCTGGTCGTCAATACAGGTTCAGCCGGTGGCTTTGACAGCAGCCTGAATGTCGGTGATGTGGTTATCTCCACCGAAGTGCGCTATCACGATGCCGATGTTACCGCCTTTGGTTATGAGATCGGTCAGATGGCGCAGCAGCCGGCAGCTTTCCAGTCTGACGAAAAACTGATGCAGGTTGCAGAGCAAGCTTTGGCTCAACTGGATGAAACCACCCACGCAGTGCGCGGCTTGATTTGCACCGGTGATGCCTTCGTGTGCAGCACGGAACAGCAACAGCGTATCCGCACCCATTTCCCTCAGGTGGTCGCCGTTGAAATGGAAGCCGCCGCCATTGCCCAGGCCTGTCATCAGTTCAAGGTACCTTTTGTGGTCGTGCGTGCGATCTCAGACGTGGCTGATAAAGAATCGCCGATGAGTTTCGAAGAATTCCTGCCGCTGGCGGCACAAAGTTCTTCCGCCATGGTGGTTCAAATGGCGGCGCTGCTGAACCGCTAA
- a CDS encoding cobalamin biosynthesis family protein, translated as MNDLLVLLSQHPTLLAMWGALALHWLLPIPASIHPLLIWQQIAIELAARVNKATDTPRQRMLSGALAWSLMWMTILILLIAFYQLVWIDSLFHLVLLWIALGWRDSRRFSQHFIQAYSREDKASCKAQLSVALNRNTDTLSLLGLGKACAETQLLSYGRQVAAVLFWYAVAGGFGAILYRLAVSLARCWSPSRKQYQYFGLPAIRILAALDIVPLRLLAVAISVGKNSRDAFRGLREQGENWQLPGPGWLLTATGHKLQLALGGPAIYDTTKLERPRLGGRIAPAALHLSQIDRLLQQRLWAWVALQSVCMFLMGSLL; from the coding sequence ATGAACGATTTGCTTGTGCTCCTCAGTCAACATCCAACCCTGCTGGCGATGTGGGGAGCGCTGGCATTACACTGGCTGCTGCCCATTCCGGCCAGTATCCATCCTTTGCTGATCTGGCAGCAGATTGCCATTGAGCTGGCCGCCAGAGTCAACAAAGCCACAGATACACCGCGCCAGCGGATGTTATCCGGTGCGCTGGCCTGGTCGCTGATGTGGATGACAATCCTGATCCTCTTGATTGCCTTCTATCAGCTGGTGTGGATCGACAGCCTGTTTCATCTGGTCTTGCTGTGGATCGCGCTCGGCTGGCGTGACAGCCGCCGCTTCAGCCAGCATTTTATTCAGGCTTACAGCCGGGAAGATAAGGCCAGCTGCAAAGCCCAGCTTTCTGTCGCGCTCAACCGAAATACCGACACGCTCTCACTGCTTGGCCTGGGGAAAGCCTGTGCTGAAACCCAGTTGCTGAGCTATGGCCGCCAGGTGGCTGCCGTGCTGTTCTGGTATGCGGTGGCAGGCGGTTTTGGTGCCATCCTGTACCGCCTGGCCGTCAGTCTGGCCCGTTGCTGGTCTCCCAGCCGCAAGCAATATCAGTATTTTGGCCTGCCTGCGATCCGTATTCTGGCTGCACTGGATATTGTCCCCCTGCGTCTGCTCGCCGTGGCTATCAGTGTCGGCAAGAACAGCCGGGACGCTTTTCGCGGTTTGCGTGAACAAGGTGAGAACTGGCAATTACCCGGACCGGGCTGGCTGCTCACCGCCACCGGCCATAAGCTGCAACTGGCCTTAGGCGGCCCGGCTATCTACGATACCACCAAACTGGAGCGCCCACGGCTCGGTGGACGGATTGCCCCCGCAGCCCTGCATTTATCGCAGATTGATCGTCTGCTGCAACAGCGGTTATGGGCCTGGGTGGCGCTGCAAAGTGTGTGTATGTTTCTGATGGGAAGTCTGTTGTGA
- the btuF gene encoding vitamin B12 ABC transporter substrate-binding protein BtuF, which translates to MCRSFVFALLLPLTFIVTRVYAQEAQATDSKPQRIISLAPHTTELAYAAGLGSKLIAASDYSDYPPQALALERVANYRGIKLERILALKPDLVLAWQGGNPPREMAKLEQLGIRIFYSHPTTLEAIADSLETLGTFADDPTTANQAASDFRQTMAQLNQQYGHQKPVRYFYQLGISPLMSMSGDHWPSQIFALCGGENIFADSPVAYPQVSKEQVIVRRPEAIFTTHGSAGPDANAFNIWLPWREQLSAVRDQHLYQTQADWLNRPTPRALLAAQDICKQLDEVRKNHP; encoded by the coding sequence CTGTGCCGATCGTTCGTTTTTGCCTTGCTGCTCCCTTTGACATTCATCGTCACTCGAGTATACGCCCAAGAAGCACAGGCCACTGACAGCAAACCCCAGCGTATTATCAGTCTTGCACCGCACACCACTGAGCTGGCCTATGCCGCAGGTTTAGGCAGCAAACTGATCGCCGCCAGTGATTACAGCGACTACCCACCGCAAGCTCTGGCACTGGAACGGGTCGCGAATTACCGCGGCATCAAGCTGGAACGTATCCTGGCCTTGAAACCTGATCTGGTGCTGGCCTGGCAAGGCGGCAACCCGCCCCGAGAAATGGCCAAGCTGGAGCAGTTGGGTATCCGGATCTTTTATTCCCACCCCACGACCCTCGAGGCGATTGCGGACAGCTTAGAAACACTCGGCACGTTTGCCGATGATCCGACCACAGCCAATCAGGCCGCTTCGGATTTCCGTCAAACCATGGCACAGCTGAATCAGCAATACGGACATCAAAAACCGGTACGCTATTTTTATCAGCTGGGTATTTCGCCCCTGATGAGCATGTCCGGCGATCACTGGCCCAGCCAGATTTTCGCGCTTTGCGGCGGTGAGAATATTTTTGCTGACAGTCCAGTGGCATACCCGCAGGTGTCGAAAGAGCAAGTGATCGTTCGCCGTCCTGAGGCGATATTCACCACCCATGGCAGTGCTGGTCCCGATGCCAACGCCTTCAATATCTGGTTGCCCTGGCGCGAGCAATTGTCTGCGGTCCGGGATCAACATTTGTATCAGACCCAGGCAGACTGGCTGAACCGGCCTACCCCCAGAGCCCTGCTGGCCGCGCAAGACATTTGTAAGCAACTTGATGAAGTGCGCAAAAATCACCCGTAA
- a CDS encoding TRIC cation channel family protein codes for MLIYTLDMFGTAVFAISGILLAGRLRMDPFGVVVLACVTAIGGGTIRDMALGATPVFWITDTNYLWVIFATCLLAMLAIQNPRKMPWYFLPVADAIGLAVFVAIGVEKALRFGASPMVAVIMGVITGCGGGVIRDVLAREVPMVLRTEVYATACILGGIVHTVGLHFGLETAAASLCGIATTLSIRLAAIRWHLSLPTFSLRNS; via the coding sequence ATGCTGATTTACACGCTTGATATGTTTGGCACCGCTGTATTTGCTATTTCCGGCATCTTACTGGCGGGCCGGTTGAGGATGGACCCCTTTGGAGTCGTGGTACTGGCCTGTGTGACAGCCATCGGTGGCGGCACAATCCGCGATATGGCGCTGGGTGCCACGCCTGTGTTCTGGATCACGGATACCAATTATCTGTGGGTGATTTTTGCAACCTGCCTGCTGGCGATGCTGGCGATTCAGAATCCCCGTAAAATGCCCTGGTATTTCCTGCCGGTTGCCGATGCCATTGGCCTGGCGGTTTTCGTCGCCATTGGGGTAGAAAAAGCGCTGCGTTTTGGTGCTTCCCCTATGGTCGCCGTGATCATGGGTGTGATCACAGGTTGTGGCGGCGGCGTGATCCGTGACGTACTGGCCCGTGAAGTCCCGATGGTTTTAAGAACCGAAGTGTATGCCACAGCCTGTATTCTGGGCGGTATTGTCCACACAGTGGGACTGCATTTTGGACTGGAAACCGCGGCCGCCAGTTTGTGCGGGATTGCCACGACTCTGTCAATCCGGCTGGCGGCCATCCGCTGGCACCTGTCGCTGCCGACTTTCTCGCTGCGAAATAGTTAA
- a CDS encoding DedA family protein: MQELVQELSPLIEQYGYIVLALAIAIEGLGVPAPGQSLLIVASYLAASGALSLPSVLLVAGAASWFGNTAGYVLGSMLARFVERRGWTKPASLIKVHAFIDKYGVIGLILSRFLEGMKQIICLGCGLAQMPWPLFLIGNTLAVGIWLLVFGYGPAYFYEEIGQAGLFFQRHQYALWSLAVIAGLALLLKLIRKRRPKS, translated from the coding sequence ATGCAGGAGCTGGTGCAGGAATTGTCGCCACTGATCGAACAATATGGTTACATCGTGCTGGCACTGGCGATTGCCATTGAAGGTCTGGGGGTGCCGGCTCCCGGCCAGTCCCTGTTGATCGTGGCCAGTTATCTGGCTGCAAGCGGTGCGCTGTCTTTACCGTCTGTCTTGCTGGTGGCGGGAGCGGCCAGCTGGTTCGGAAATACGGCAGGCTATGTGCTGGGATCCATGCTGGCCCGGTTTGTTGAGCGGCGAGGATGGACAAAGCCAGCCTCCTTAATCAAAGTACATGCTTTTATTGATAAATATGGGGTGATTGGTTTGATCCTGAGCCGCTTTCTGGAAGGGATGAAACAAATCATCTGCTTAGGTTGCGGCCTTGCTCAGATGCCCTGGCCCCTTTTTCTGATTGGCAACACCCTGGCGGTGGGGATCTGGTTGCTGGTGTTCGGCTACGGGCCGGCTTATTTTTATGAGGAGATCGGGCAGGCGGGATTGTTTTTCCAGCGCCATCAGTATGCTTTATGGAGCCTGGCGGTGATTGCAGGGCTGGCGCTGCTGCTGAAATTGATCCGCAAGCGCCGCCCCAAAAGTTAA
- a CDS encoding VOC family protein has product MKPYVEHANLTVRQLESTIKFLQTALPEFSVRHQGQQPTHRWCHIGTEDTYLALQEVVARDQIDRTPYRDLGINHIGLVVDDVMQVRERLLSAGYRENDMEATHPWRQRIYFYDRDGIEWEFTQYLSDDPLQRNDYAL; this is encoded by the coding sequence ATGAAACCCTACGTTGAACACGCCAACCTCACCGTTCGTCAGCTGGAAAGCACCATCAAGTTTTTGCAAACCGCTCTTCCGGAGTTCTCCGTCCGCCATCAGGGGCAGCAACCCACACACCGCTGGTGTCATATCGGTACAGAAGACACCTATCTGGCGCTGCAGGAAGTGGTGGCACGGGATCAGATTGATCGCACGCCCTACCGGGATCTGGGGATCAACCATATCGGTCTGGTGGTTGACGACGTAATGCAGGTCCGTGAGCGGCTGCTCAGCGCGGGCTACCGGGAAAATGACATGGAAGCCACTCACCCCTGGCGCCAGCGGATCTACTTTTATGACAGGGACGGTATTGAATGGGAGTTCACCCAGTATCTGAGTGACGATCCGTTACAGCGCAATGATTACGCCCTCTAA
- a CDS encoding questin oxidase family protein: protein MYAPIHAECLALIEKGLQFDPIYGPELSNHLPMALVALARCGANPHQLEHFYQRYTPQLQPIRRRSPAQETAPELGVRDSFADFYPQFRQKIATQGVASVLQQWLPVLLPGLSCSAFHGLIRLSYAVETGNANEIAVSLAYWASEYKALGELHFTDQYPAETQLKQADEHFRDYAFQPGIIVDRLSEVVHQSVYRSIAAVPYDLTESEIARLTIRAFLASNDFTLLHGVTSFDALLQLMPFVPDRRLALAYYWQAYVAAFCSTPDRALPSQSQPNDTVPDWIGWFNKVATLSDDHSIKLTYSCSRLYQTFQFNEYLAAIQMRLATHQEE, encoded by the coding sequence ATGTATGCACCCATTCACGCTGAATGTCTGGCTTTGATTGAGAAGGGATTACAGTTTGACCCCATCTACGGGCCTGAGTTGTCGAATCATTTACCCATGGCACTGGTCGCTCTGGCGCGTTGCGGTGCCAATCCACACCAGCTGGAGCATTTTTATCAGAGATACACGCCGCAATTGCAGCCCATCCGTCGGAGAAGCCCGGCACAAGAAACAGCACCGGAGCTGGGGGTGCGCGACAGTTTCGCGGATTTTTATCCGCAATTTCGCCAGAAAATTGCGACACAGGGTGTCGCCTCTGTCCTGCAACAATGGCTCCCCGTCCTGCTGCCCGGCCTTTCCTGCAGCGCGTTTCACGGATTGATCCGCCTGAGCTATGCCGTAGAAACGGGCAACGCCAATGAAATTGCTGTGTCGCTTGCCTACTGGGCCAGTGAGTATAAGGCTTTAGGTGAGCTGCATTTCACCGATCAGTATCCGGCTGAGACACAACTCAAGCAGGCGGACGAGCATTTCAGAGACTATGCGTTTCAACCCGGCATCATTGTTGATCGCTTGAGTGAAGTGGTTCATCAATCTGTTTATCGATCCATCGCCGCCGTGCCGTACGATCTCACCGAATCGGAGATTGCCCGCCTCACCATTCGCGCTTTTCTGGCCAGTAACGACTTTACACTGCTGCACGGAGTCACAAGTTTTGATGCCCTGCTGCAACTCATGCCTTTCGTGCCGGATCGCCGGCTGGCACTGGCCTACTACTGGCAGGCGTATGTCGCGGCTTTCTGCTCCACGCCGGATCGTGCATTACCGAGCCAGTCGCAGCCAAACGACACTGTGCCAGACTGGATTGGCTGGTTTAACAAAGTAGCCACCCTGTCGGACGATCACAGCATTAAGCTGACCTACAGTTGCAGCCGCCTGTATCAGACTTTTCAGTTCAACGAATATCTGGCGGCCATTCAGATGCGCCTGGCCACCCATCAAGAAGAATGA
- a CDS encoding flavodoxin family protein — MKTIALVYYSGSGATHQMAEAIAQGAKTHPGIQVMRYRIAGEDIEHGRFSDPDLFASLQQADAIVFGSPTYMGGPAAQFKAFADASSDSWSGQGWRNKLAAGFTVGGSLGGEQDSTLNYLFVLAMQHGMLWVGMDMPNGYEDKSINPLGRQLGASGHTPTGQLSDADLKTAAHLGQRVAALLQTQPVVISTPAPTLT; from the coding sequence ATGAAAACCATTGCTCTGGTTTATTATTCCGGCTCAGGCGCGACTCACCAAATGGCCGAGGCGATCGCGCAGGGCGCTAAAACCCATCCCGGCATTCAGGTCATGCGCTACCGGATTGCCGGTGAAGATATTGAGCACGGCCGCTTCAGCGACCCGGATCTGTTTGCCAGCCTGCAGCAGGCCGATGCCATTGTCTTTGGCAGTCCGACCTATATGGGCGGCCCCGCTGCTCAGTTCAAAGCGTTTGCCGATGCCAGTAGCGACAGCTGGAGCGGACAGGGCTGGCGTAACAAGCTGGCCGCAGGCTTTACCGTCGGCGGCAGTCTGGGCGGTGAGCAGGACAGCACCCTGAATTATCTGTTCGTGCTGGCCATGCAGCACGGCATGTTGTGGGTCGGGATGGATATGCCCAACGGCTATGAGGACAAAAGCATCAATCCGTTAGGCCGTCAGTTAGGCGCCAGTGGCCACACCCCGACCGGACAGCTCAGTGACGCCGACCTGAAAACCGCCGCCCATCTGGGCCAGCGGGTGGCGGCACTCCTGCAAACCCAGCCGGTTGTGATCAGTACGCCTGCGCCAACTCTGACCTGA
- the tyrS gene encoding tyrosine--tRNA ligase, whose translation MASIEHALAEIKRGVDELIPEEELIAKLKENRPLRIKLGADPTAPDIHLGHTVILNKLRTFQELGHEVTFLIGDFTGMVGDPTGKNTTRPPLTREDVLRNAETYKEQVFKILDPAKTKIEFNSTWLSELGAEGMIRLAASQTVARMLERDDFKKRYNEGRPIAIHEFMYPLLQGYDSVAMNTDVELGGTDQKFNLLMGRELQKAEGQKPQVVLTMPLLVGLDGVKKMSKSAHNYIGVAEAPTEMFGKIMSISDELMWNYYELLSFRPLEEIEQLKQEMANGRNPRDVKILLAKEIIARFHSEADADAAEQDFINRFQKGAMPDEMPEFEFAAGVAIANLLKDADLVNSTSDALRMIRQGAVKIDGEKVDDTKLELSAGTAVYQVGKRKFARITLK comes from the coding sequence ATGGCCAGCATTGAGCATGCGTTAGCGGAAATTAAGCGCGGGGTCGACGAACTGATCCCGGAAGAAGAATTAATCGCCAAACTGAAGGAAAACCGTCCTCTGCGAATTAAACTGGGTGCGGATCCGACAGCGCCGGACATTCATCTGGGTCATACCGTCATCCTGAATAAGCTGCGTACTTTCCAGGAACTGGGCCATGAGGTCACTTTCCTGATTGGCGATTTCACCGGTATGGTGGGTGACCCGACCGGTAAGAACACCACACGTCCGCCGCTGACCCGTGAAGATGTACTGCGCAATGCCGAAACCTATAAAGAGCAGGTGTTCAAGATCCTCGACCCGGCCAAAACCAAAATTGAATTCAACTCCACCTGGCTCTCTGAGCTGGGCGCTGAAGGCATGATCCGTCTGGCGGCCAGTCAGACGGTTGCTCGCATGCTGGAGCGTGATGATTTCAAAAAACGCTATAACGAAGGCCGCCCGATTGCCATTCACGAATTCATGTATCCGTTGCTGCAAGGTTATGACTCGGTGGCAATGAACACCGATGTGGAGCTGGGCGGAACGGATCAGAAGTTCAACTTGCTGATGGGCCGTGAGCTGCAGAAAGCGGAAGGCCAGAAGCCACAGGTGGTGCTGACCATGCCGCTGCTGGTGGGTCTGGACGGCGTGAAGAAGATGTCCAAATCGGCCCATAACTACATTGGTGTGGCGGAAGCGCCGACCGAAATGTTCGGCAAAATCATGTCAATTTCTGATGAGCTGATGTGGAACTACTATGAATTGCTGTCCTTCCGTCCGCTGGAAGAGATCGAGCAGCTCAAGCAGGAAATGGCGAATGGCCGTAACCCGCGCGATGTGAAAATTCTGCTGGCGAAGGAAATCATTGCCCGCTTCCACTCTGAAGCGGATGCTGATGCGGCCGAGCAGGATTTCATCAACCGTTTCCAGAAAGGGGCGATGCCGGATGAAATGCCTGAGTTCGAATTTGCAGCCGGTGTGGCAATCGCCAACCTGCTCAAAGATGCGGATCTGGTCAATTCAACCTCTGACGCCCTGCGGATGATCCGCCAGGGCGCGGTGAAAATCGACGGCGAAAAAGTGGATGATACCAAGCTGGAGCTGTCTGCCGGCACTGCGGTTTATCAGGTCGGTAAGCGCAAGTTTGCCCGGATTACCCTGAAATAA